A genome region from Crossiella equi includes the following:
- a CDS encoding DEAD/DEAH box helicase, translating into MTEQLEAPPPVATRPLRAWQRRALTKYLTSKPQDFLAVATPGAGKTTFGLRVALELLSDRTVEAVTIVTPTEHLKHQWAQAAAEVGIAIDANFRNTTGVTSRDFRGVAVTYAQIAAHPTLHRVRTENRKTLVILDEIHHGGDAKSWGDAVREAFTPAVRRLSLTGTPFRSDDSPIPFITYERDAEGLQRSKADHSYGYSDALRDGVVRPVIFLAYSGEASWRNNAGEEFSARLGEPLTQEQTARAWRTALDPNGEWMPAVLQAADRRLTQKRAEVPDAGGLVIATDQTVARAYAKILHEITGTEPTVVLSDDPKASGRISEFSASDERWLVAVRMVSEGVDVPRLAVGVYATSASTPLFFAQAIGRFVRARRPGETASVFLPSVPVLLGLASELEAQRDHVLGKPHREKDGWDDELLQQANQQQDELGEDEKAFTALGASAELDQVIYDGSSFGTAALAGTEEEQEYLGLPGLLEPDQVRTLLRQRQEQQLANATRRGKDKAAAAAPPPPRSQSVAERIHSLRKELNTLVAMVHHRTNKPHGMIHNELRKQCGGPPTAMASIEELEERIVTLRSW; encoded by the coding sequence GTGACGGAGCAGCTGGAAGCTCCCCCGCCGGTGGCCACCCGTCCGCTGCGGGCCTGGCAGCGGCGGGCGCTGACCAAGTACCTGACCTCGAAACCGCAGGACTTCCTGGCGGTGGCCACGCCCGGCGCGGGCAAGACCACCTTCGGCCTGCGGGTGGCCCTGGAGCTGCTCTCCGACCGCACGGTCGAGGCGGTCACCATCGTCACGCCCACCGAGCACCTCAAGCACCAGTGGGCCCAGGCCGCGGCCGAGGTCGGCATCGCCATCGACGCCAACTTCCGCAACACCACCGGGGTGACCTCGCGCGACTTCCGGGGCGTCGCGGTCACCTACGCCCAGATCGCGGCCCACCCCACGCTGCACCGGGTGCGCACCGAGAACCGCAAGACCCTGGTCATCCTGGACGAGATCCACCACGGCGGCGACGCCAAGTCCTGGGGCGACGCGGTGCGCGAGGCCTTCACACCCGCCGTGCGGCGCCTCTCGCTGACCGGCACGCCCTTCCGCAGTGACGACTCCCCGATCCCGTTCATCACCTACGAGCGGGACGCTGAGGGCCTGCAGCGCAGCAAGGCCGACCACTCCTACGGCTACAGCGACGCGCTGCGCGACGGCGTGGTCCGCCCGGTGATCTTCCTCGCCTACTCCGGCGAGGCCAGCTGGCGCAACAACGCGGGCGAGGAGTTCAGCGCCCGCCTCGGCGAGCCGCTCACCCAGGAGCAGACCGCGCGCGCCTGGCGCACCGCGCTGGACCCCAACGGCGAGTGGATGCCCGCCGTGCTCCAGGCCGCCGACCGGCGCCTGACGCAGAAGCGCGCCGAGGTGCCCGACGCCGGTGGCCTGGTCATCGCCACCGACCAGACCGTGGCCCGCGCCTACGCCAAGATCCTGCACGAGATCACCGGCACCGAGCCGACCGTCGTGCTCTCCGACGACCCGAAGGCCTCCGGCCGCATCTCGGAGTTCTCCGCCTCCGACGAGCGCTGGCTGGTCGCGGTGCGCATGGTCTCCGAGGGCGTGGACGTGCCGCGCCTGGCCGTGGGCGTCTACGCCACCAGCGCGTCCACCCCGCTGTTCTTCGCCCAGGCCATCGGCCGGTTCGTGCGCGCGCGCCGTCCCGGCGAGACCGCCAGCGTGTTCCTGCCCAGCGTGCCCGTGCTGCTGGGCCTGGCCAGCGAGCTGGAGGCCCAGCGCGACCACGTGCTCGGCAAGCCGCACCGGGAGAAGGACGGCTGGGACGACGAGCTGCTCCAGCAGGCCAACCAGCAGCAGGACGAGCTCGGCGAGGACGAGAAGGCCTTCACCGCGCTCGGCGCCTCCGCCGAGCTCGACCAGGTCATCTACGACGGCAGCTCCTTCGGCACCGCCGCGCTGGCGGGCACCGAGGAGGAGCAGGAGTACCTGGGCCTGCCCGGCCTGCTGGAGCCGGACCAGGTACGCACCCTGCTGCGCCAGCGCCAGGAGCAGCAGCTGGCCAACGCCACCCGGCGCGGCAAGGACAAGGCCGCCGCGGCCGCCCCGCCGCCGCCCCGCTCCCAGTCGGTGGCCGAGCGCATCCACAGCCTGCGCAAGGAGCTGAACACGCTGGTGGCGATGGTCCACCACCGCACGAACAAGCCGCACGGCATGATCCACAACGAGCTGCGCAAGCAGTGCGGCGGTCCGCCCACGGCGATGGCCAGCATCGAGGAGCTTGAGGAGCGCATCGTCACGCTCCGCTCATGGTAA
- a CDS encoding S8 family peptidase, producing MRTPWRATLAAALLLPVTLAPSAAAAPAPVAEVLPHVVTTAPGVLAGWWAEHEVRRLGGTVVHAYPQIGVLVAYAAEADFAARLRRSPGITEVGATRTTKVPTTYFAPRRDVGWTGPTPPPATPPKEGEAWDAPVLGLDAAHRVTQGSRRVLVGVLDTGVDDTHPDLARAVDTRSSVSCLSGWPDRSPGAWRPTLDGHGTHVAGTIAARRDGTGVVGVAPGVRVAAVKLAERDDTETAESMVCGFMWAAQQGMAVTNNSYRSTPWRYNCPADADQRAIKDAVARAVAHAQRKGVLVVASAGNAGLDLANRRTDAESPADGTPVRRDIDNTCVRLPHELPGVLGAGAVDEKLAKARFSNHGVGPVAVAAPGVRVWSTVPGGNYAAYSGTSMAAPHVTGVAALLASKHPWWGPDRLAAAVRDSATPQACPDFYDPNGDGKADAVCVGGAENSFYGRGIVNAEHALQR from the coding sequence ATGCGGACCCCCTGGCGCGCGACCCTGGCGGCGGCCCTGTTGCTGCCCGTGACCCTGGCCCCCTCGGCCGCCGCGGCACCGGCCCCGGTGGCCGAGGTGCTCCCGCACGTGGTGACCACGGCCCCCGGTGTGCTCGCCGGGTGGTGGGCCGAGCACGAGGTCCGCCGCCTGGGCGGCACGGTGGTGCACGCCTACCCCCAGATCGGCGTCCTGGTGGCCTACGCGGCCGAGGCGGACTTCGCCGCGCGGCTGCGCCGCAGCCCGGGCATCACCGAGGTGGGCGCGACCAGGACCACCAAGGTCCCCACCACCTACTTCGCCCCGCGCCGCGACGTCGGCTGGACCGGCCCGACCCCACCCCCGGCCACCCCGCCCAAGGAGGGCGAGGCCTGGGACGCCCCGGTCCTGGGCCTGGACGCGGCCCACCGGGTCACCCAGGGCAGCCGCCGGGTCCTGGTCGGCGTGCTGGACACCGGCGTGGACGACACCCACCCGGACCTGGCCAGGGCGGTGGACACCCGGTCCTCGGTCTCCTGCCTCTCGGGCTGGCCGGACCGCTCCCCGGGCGCCTGGCGCCCGACCCTGGACGGCCACGGCACCCACGTGGCGGGCACGATCGCGGCGCGGCGCGACGGCACCGGCGTGGTGGGCGTGGCCCCGGGCGTGCGCGTGGCGGCGGTGAAGCTGGCCGAACGCGACGACACCGAGACCGCCGAGTCCATGGTCTGCGGCTTCATGTGGGCGGCCCAGCAGGGCATGGCCGTCACCAACAACAGCTACCGCTCGACCCCGTGGCGCTACAACTGCCCGGCCGACGCGGACCAGCGCGCGATCAAGGACGCGGTGGCCAGGGCGGTGGCCCACGCCCAGCGCAAGGGCGTCCTGGTGGTCGCCTCGGCGGGCAACGCGGGCCTGGACCTGGCCAACCGGAGGACCGACGCGGAGAGCCCGGCCGACGGCACCCCGGTGCGGCGGGACATCGACAACACCTGCGTCCGCCTCCCGCATGAGCTGCCGGGTGTGCTGGGCGCGGGCGCGGTGGACGAGAAGCTGGCCAAGGCCCGCTTCTCCAACCACGGCGTGGGCCCGGTCGCCGTGGCGGCCCCGGGTGTGCGGGTCTGGTCCACGGTCCCGGGCGGCAACTACGCCGCCTACAGCGGCACCTCGATGGCGGCCCCGCACGTCACGGGCGTGGCGGCCCTGCTGGCCTCGAAGCACCCGTGGTGGGGTCCGGACCGCCTGGCGGCGGCGGTGCGCGACTCGGCGACGCCCCAGGCCTGCCCGGACTTCTACGACCCCAACGGTGACGGCAAGGCGGACGCGGTGTGCGTCGGGGGCGCGGAGAACAGCTTCTACGGCCGGGGGATCGTCAACGCGGAGCACGCGCTCCAGCGCTAG
- a CDS encoding YihY/virulence factor BrkB family protein, with protein MTSPQADPDERGSRAAQPKRARRGPLRLLARTLQKAWDDSIFSEAAEAAFWQTLSLPPLLLGLLGSLGFVADWLGPEIIQVVQTRIIELSGKVFTPNVVDGVIGDTVTNILTKGRGEIVSVGFLISLWAGSSATASFVDAITVAHGQYGARNLVWQRVLSLLLYLVTLVLLIIGLPVLALGPELLPEFFPDSWKPTVSLWVDRFYYPGTGLLLVLALATLYKVALPRKLPWHRGLPGAALAMAVFLLSSVGLRLYISWVTSTGFTYGALATPIAFLLFAFFIGFAIVLGAHFNAAIQELWPARQTRRERRRWRRLEMARTAEKLRSQAEQEAWATAAAKEAADRRRQAVEAELPPVASPADENPTVRVPRQDPGGTTEQAT; from the coding sequence ATGACTTCGCCGCAGGCAGACCCCGACGAGCGCGGCAGCCGCGCCGCGCAGCCGAAGCGTGCCCGGCGCGGGCCGCTGCGGCTGTTGGCGCGCACGCTCCAGAAGGCGTGGGACGACTCGATCTTCAGCGAGGCCGCCGAGGCGGCGTTCTGGCAGACGCTGTCGCTGCCTCCGCTGCTGCTCGGGCTGCTCGGCTCGCTCGGCTTCGTGGCCGACTGGCTGGGCCCGGAGATCATCCAGGTCGTGCAGACCCGGATCATCGAGCTGTCCGGGAAGGTTTTCACCCCCAACGTGGTGGACGGCGTGATCGGCGACACGGTCACCAACATCCTCACCAAGGGCCGCGGTGAGATCGTCTCGGTCGGCTTCCTGATCTCGCTGTGGGCGGGGTCCTCGGCCACCGCCTCCTTCGTCGACGCGATCACCGTCGCGCACGGCCAGTACGGGGCGCGCAACCTGGTCTGGCAGCGGGTGCTCTCACTGCTGCTGTACCTGGTCACGCTGGTGCTGCTGATCATCGGGCTGCCGGTGCTGGCGCTGGGGCCGGAGCTGCTGCCGGAGTTCTTCCCGGACAGCTGGAAACCCACGGTCAGCCTGTGGGTGGACCGGTTCTACTACCCGGGCACCGGCCTGCTGCTCGTGCTCGCGCTGGCCACGCTGTACAAGGTCGCGCTGCCGCGCAAGCTGCCGTGGCACCGGGGGCTGCCCGGCGCGGCGCTGGCCATGGCCGTGTTCCTGCTCTCCAGCGTCGGGCTGCGCCTGTACATCTCGTGGGTCACCAGCACCGGGTTCACCTACGGCGCGCTGGCCACGCCCATCGCGTTCTTGCTGTTCGCCTTCTTCATCGGCTTCGCCATCGTGCTCGGCGCGCACTTCAACGCGGCCATCCAGGAGCTGTGGCCCGCCCGCCAGACACGGCGGGAGCGGCGGCGGTGGCGGCGGCTGGAGATGGCGCGGACCGCGGAGAAGCTGCGCTCGCAGGCCGAGCAGGAGGCCTGGGCCACCGCCGCCGCGAAGGAGGCGGCCGACCGGCGGCGCCAGGCCGTCGAGGCGGAGCTGCCGCCGGTGGCCTCGCCCGCCGACGAGAACCCGACGGTGCGGGTGCCGCGACAGGACCCCGGGGGCACCACGGAGCAGGCCACCTGA
- a CDS encoding sugar ABC transporter permease, which translates to MTETQADTGAAKPGASSTAVSDFGIDTVQRSFGQSLADYGARLRGGQLGVLPALGGLAVLFIFFATQSEVFLTLGNLSNLLAQGAGTVVIGMGLVFVLLLGEIDLSAGTASGVTAAVFALHLSSGGNLLGKMGLSVFIITIVGLLLAAVMAVLTRLWWAAVPAVVAAGIMLLGVPANPWVEILLAICFGTAIGCLTGFLVARVGIPSFVVTLALFLAWQGVVLQYIGEGGTLGIGDGVLFEVANGNLSTTLSWLLFLIAAGGYAAVVLTRHFGRVRRNLVASPSSLVFVKVGAVVVLGAVGTYLLTLNRSLNDSITIAGVPYVVPIVLLLLVLGTFVLDRTRYGRHVYAVGGNAEAARRAGIDVRKIRMSVFVIASTIAAIGAIIYSSKVGSVDPQAGGGNTLLFAVGAAVIGGTSLFGGKGRVRDAVVGGAVIATIENGLRLLGEPAAVVSIVTGLVLLLAASVDALSRRKAPAGVR; encoded by the coding sequence ATGACCGAGACCCAGGCCGACACCGGGGCCGCCAAGCCCGGTGCCAGCTCGACCGCCGTCTCCGACTTCGGCATCGACACCGTCCAGCGCAGCTTCGGCCAGTCGCTCGCCGACTACGGCGCCCGCCTGCGCGGCGGCCAGCTCGGCGTGCTGCCCGCCCTGGGCGGCCTCGCCGTGCTCTTCATCTTCTTCGCCACGCAGTCAGAGGTCTTCCTGACGCTGGGCAACCTGTCCAACCTGCTCGCCCAGGGCGCGGGCACCGTGGTCATCGGCATGGGCCTGGTGTTCGTGCTGCTGCTCGGCGAGATCGACCTCTCCGCCGGTACCGCCTCGGGGGTCACCGCCGCGGTCTTCGCGCTGCACCTGTCCAGCGGCGGCAACCTGCTCGGCAAGATGGGCCTGTCCGTCTTCATCATCACCATCGTCGGACTGCTGCTGGCCGCGGTGATGGCCGTGCTGACCCGGCTGTGGTGGGCCGCGGTCCCGGCCGTGGTCGCGGCGGGCATCATGCTGCTGGGCGTGCCCGCCAACCCGTGGGTGGAGATCCTGCTGGCCATCTGCTTCGGCACCGCGATCGGCTGCCTCACCGGCTTCCTGGTCGCCCGGGTCGGCATCCCGTCCTTCGTGGTGACCCTGGCGCTGTTCCTGGCCTGGCAGGGCGTGGTGCTCCAGTACATCGGCGAGGGCGGCACGCTCGGCATCGGCGACGGCGTGCTCTTCGAGGTGGCCAACGGCAACCTGAGCACCACGCTGAGCTGGCTGCTGTTCCTCATCGCCGCCGGTGGCTACGCCGCGGTCGTGCTCACCCGGCACTTCGGCCGCGTGCGCCGCAACCTGGTGGCCTCGCCCAGCTCGCTGGTCTTCGTCAAGGTCGGCGCGGTCGTCGTGCTCGGCGCCGTCGGCACCTACCTGCTCACGCTCAACCGCAGCCTCAACGACTCCATCACCATCGCGGGCGTGCCCTACGTGGTGCCGATCGTGCTGCTGCTCCTGGTGCTGGGCACCTTCGTACTGGACCGCACCCGCTACGGCCGCCACGTCTACGCCGTCGGCGGCAACGCCGAGGCCGCCCGCCGCGCGGGCATCGACGTGCGCAAGATCCGCATGTCCGTCTTCGTGATCGCCTCCACCATCGCGGCCATCGGTGCCATCATCTACTCGTCCAAGGTGGGCTCGGTCGACCCGCAGGCCGGTGGCGGCAACACGCTGCTGTTCGCGGTCGGCGCGGCGGTCATCGGCGGCACCTCGCTGTTCGGCGGCAAGGGCCGGGTGCGCGACGCGGTCGTGGGTGGCGCGGTCATCGCGACCATCGAGAACGGCCTGCGGCTGCTCGGCGAGCCCGCCGCGGTGGTCTCGATCGTCACCGGGCTCGTGCTGCTGCTCGCGGCCAGTGTGGACGCCCTGTCCCGCCGCAAGGCACCGGCCGGAGTCCGCTGA
- a CDS encoding pseudouridine-5'-phosphate glycosidase, which yields MLRVSDEVRQALGDGGAVVALESTILAHGLPPGRNLEVGRQLEELVRAQGAVPATIAVLDGQPVVGLSPAELERVCDPDADLVKLSRRDLGAALGLKLSGATTVASTAALAHQAGIGVFATGGLGGVHRGARDSWDVSADLAVLAQTPVLVVCSGVKSVLDIPATLELLETSSVPVLGYQTDRFPAFYLRESELGVPWRVDSPAEVAAVVAAHRAHVPGSAGVLLANPIPAEHEMDRALHDRLLAEGLRLLVDRDVHGKDVTPVLLAHFHQASEGVSLDANAGLVLSNARLAARVAVELSGAN from the coding sequence GTGCTGCGGGTCAGTGACGAGGTGCGGCAGGCACTCGGCGACGGGGGTGCGGTGGTCGCGCTGGAGAGCACGATCCTGGCGCACGGGCTGCCGCCCGGCCGGAACCTGGAGGTCGGCCGCCAGCTGGAGGAGCTGGTGCGGGCGCAGGGCGCGGTGCCCGCGACCATCGCCGTGCTGGACGGGCAGCCCGTGGTCGGGCTCTCCCCCGCCGAGCTGGAACGGGTCTGCGATCCGGACGCCGACCTGGTCAAACTCTCCCGGCGCGACCTCGGCGCGGCCCTGGGCCTCAAGCTCAGCGGCGCCACCACGGTGGCCAGCACCGCCGCACTGGCCCACCAGGCCGGGATCGGCGTGTTCGCCACCGGCGGGCTGGGCGGTGTGCACCGCGGCGCCCGGGACAGCTGGGACGTCTCCGCCGACCTGGCCGTGCTCGCCCAGACCCCGGTGCTGGTGGTCTGCTCGGGGGTGAAGTCGGTGCTGGACATCCCGGCCACCCTGGAGCTCCTGGAGACCTCCTCGGTGCCCGTGCTGGGCTACCAGACCGACCGGTTCCCAGCCTTCTACCTGCGCGAATCCGAGCTGGGTGTGCCCTGGCGGGTGGACTCCCCCGCCGAGGTGGCCGCCGTGGTCGCCGCGCACCGGGCGCACGTGCCGGGCAGCGCGGGGGTGCTGCTGGCCAACCCGATCCCGGCCGAGCACGAGATGGATCGCGCGCTGCACGACCGCCTGCTCGCCGAGGGCCTCCGGCTGCTCGTCGACCGGGACGTGCACGGCAAGGACGTCACGCCGGTCCTGCTGGCCCACTTCCACCAGGCCAGCGAGGGTGTGAGCCTGGACGCGAACGCCGGGCTGGTGCTGTCCAACGCCCGCCTCGCGGCGCGGGTTGCGGTCGAGCTGAGCGGAGCGAACTGA
- a CDS encoding ATP-binding cassette domain-containing protein: MSNILELRGVNKSFGPVHVLHDVDLVVKAGEVTALVGDNGAGKSTLVKCIAGIHPVESGEILFDGQPVSIGSPRDAAALGIEVVYQDLALCDNLDIVDNMFLGREKMRGITLDDAAMEQAARKVLADLSVRTVKSVRTPVASLSGGQRQTVAIAKSVLWDSKVVLLDEPTAALGVAQTRQVLDLVRRLADNGLGVVLISHNMNDVFEVSDTVAALYLGRLAAQVPTKSLSHAQAVELITAGRTGDLGIAKPEAATI; this comes from the coding sequence GTGAGCAACATCCTCGAACTGCGCGGCGTGAACAAGAGCTTCGGCCCGGTGCACGTGCTGCACGACGTCGACCTGGTGGTCAAGGCGGGTGAGGTCACCGCACTGGTCGGCGACAACGGCGCGGGCAAGTCCACCCTCGTGAAGTGCATCGCGGGCATCCACCCGGTGGAGTCCGGCGAGATCCTCTTCGACGGCCAGCCGGTGTCCATCGGCAGCCCGCGCGACGCGGCCGCGCTGGGCATCGAGGTCGTGTACCAGGACCTCGCCCTGTGCGACAACCTGGACATCGTCGACAACATGTTCCTCGGCCGGGAGAAGATGCGCGGCATCACCCTGGACGACGCGGCCATGGAGCAGGCGGCCCGCAAGGTGCTCGCCGACCTGTCCGTGCGCACGGTGAAGTCGGTGCGCACCCCGGTGGCCTCGCTCTCCGGCGGCCAGCGGCAGACCGTGGCCATCGCCAAGTCCGTGCTGTGGGACAGCAAGGTCGTGCTGCTGGACGAGCCGACCGCCGCCCTCGGCGTGGCCCAGACCCGCCAGGTGCTCGACCTGGTGCGCCGCCTGGCCGACAACGGCCTGGGCGTGGTGCTGATCAGCCACAACATGAACGACGTCTTCGAGGTCTCCGACACCGTCGCGGCGCTGTACCTGGGCCGTCTCGCGGCGCAGGTGCCGACCAAGAGCCTCTCGCACGCCCAGGCGGTCGAGCTGATCACCGCGGGCCGCACCGGCGACCTCGGCATCGCCAAGCCGGAAGCCGCCACGATCTAG
- a CDS encoding right-handed parallel beta-helix repeat-containing protein, whose amino-acid sequence MSVRHALALLGVSTALMSVLVPPASAQTREFHLDCSASVPGDGSPAWPWHSLEQANRAVLQPGDRLLLRRGTECRGTLAPQGSGVPGRPVQLGAYGEGAKPHVAGGGARAAVLLRNVQYWEVRDLQISNQGAPPGPEERRAGLYVLLENYGAGHHYVVEGVDVRDVNGSDHKDPDPSGGILFAATGDLRPTRFQGILVQGNTVTRVDRTGIGTISHWARRAEHPNGPGASFAPIRDFVVRHNVVTDVGGDGIVPQNTIGALVEHNRVHQFNMRSQGWNAGIWPWNSDGTLIQFNEVSGGFGTRDSMAFDFDGASRDVVYQYNYSHDNDGGALLVCNAEGAVNDGGVFRHNISQHDGHPEVAVISIGCARATNVRLLHNTFFTGRDTRLVANYNGTHIEATNNIFARSGGQSTIQDSDGTYTANAYLNVTVPQREARAVTADPQLVNPGSANSRLDLGGYRLRAGSPLLAAGEREQRAGERDIFGNPLPAVPNIGAYQGPGLT is encoded by the coding sequence ATGTCGGTCCGCCACGCACTCGCGCTGCTCGGGGTTTCCACCGCCCTGATGTCCGTGCTGGTCCCCCCAGCCTCGGCCCAGACCCGGGAGTTCCACCTGGACTGCTCGGCCTCGGTGCCGGGCGACGGGAGCCCGGCGTGGCCGTGGCACAGCCTGGAGCAGGCGAACCGGGCGGTGCTCCAGCCCGGCGACCGGCTGCTGCTGCGGCGGGGCACCGAGTGCCGGGGCACGCTGGCGCCCCAGGGCTCCGGGGTGCCGGGGCGGCCGGTCCAGCTCGGCGCGTACGGCGAGGGCGCGAAGCCGCACGTGGCCGGGGGCGGTGCGCGGGCCGCGGTGCTGCTGCGCAACGTGCAGTACTGGGAGGTCCGCGACCTCCAGATCAGCAACCAGGGCGCGCCGCCCGGGCCGGAGGAGCGCCGGGCCGGGCTGTACGTGCTGCTGGAGAACTACGGCGCCGGGCACCACTACGTGGTCGAGGGCGTGGACGTGCGCGACGTCAACGGCTCCGACCACAAGGACCCCGACCCCTCCGGCGGCATCCTGTTCGCGGCCACCGGCGACCTGCGGCCCACCCGGTTCCAGGGGATCCTGGTGCAGGGCAACACGGTCACCCGCGTGGACCGCACCGGCATCGGCACCATCTCGCACTGGGCGCGCCGCGCCGAGCACCCGAACGGCCCGGGCGCCTCGTTCGCGCCGATCCGCGACTTCGTGGTGCGGCACAACGTGGTCACCGACGTGGGCGGGGACGGCATCGTGCCGCAGAACACGATCGGCGCGCTGGTCGAGCACAACCGGGTGCACCAGTTCAACATGCGTTCGCAGGGCTGGAACGCGGGCATCTGGCCGTGGAACTCCGACGGCACGCTGATCCAGTTCAACGAGGTCAGCGGCGGCTTCGGCACCCGGGACAGCATGGCCTTCGACTTCGACGGCGCCTCCCGCGACGTGGTCTACCAGTACAACTACAGCCACGACAACGACGGCGGCGCGCTGCTGGTCTGCAACGCCGAGGGCGCGGTCAACGACGGCGGCGTGTTCCGGCACAACATCAGCCAGCACGACGGCCACCCCGAGGTCGCGGTGATCTCCATCGGCTGCGCGCGGGCCACCAACGTGCGGCTGCTGCACAACACCTTCTTCACCGGCCGGGACACCCGCCTGGTGGCCAACTACAACGGCACGCACATCGAGGCCACCAACAACATCTTCGCCCGCTCCGGCGGCCAGTCCACGATCCAGGACAGCGACGGCACCTACACCGCCAACGCCTACCTCAACGTGACGGTGCCGCAGCGCGAGGCCCGCGCGGTGACCGCCGACCCGCAGCTGGTGAACCCCGGCTCGGCCAACAGCCGCCTGGACCTGGGCGGATACCGCCTGCGCGCGGGCTCCCCGCTGCTGGCCGCCGGTGAGCGGGAGCAGCGCGCGGGCGAGCGGGACATCTTCGGCAACCCGCTGCCCGCCGTCCCGAACATTGGCGCCTACCAGGGGCCCGGCCTCACCTGA
- a CDS encoding sugar ABC transporter substrate-binding protein has protein sequence MRSKTLGLIAVSSGLALALSACGANSTGGGGSTSAASGSEGSGPKVGVILPDTKTSARWEGFDKPLLEKALKDAGVTPLIQNAENDPGKFSTIADSFISQGVKVLMIARLSNEGGAAVQKKAKAAGIPTIDYDRLTLGGSADYYVSFDNTKVGELQGQGLVDCLKGKTNPNIVQINGGPEDYNATLFKNGAEKVLKPLYDNGSFKLAGDQWVQKWDNQLGNTIFEQELSRNGGKVDGVLAANDGLASAIITVLKKNGLNGKVPVTGQDADPAALANILRGDQCMTVFKPIAEEAANAAKIAIALAKGDKASADALATGIEKDPEGKRDVKSVLLSAQTITKANVKVVTDSGFVKPADFCKDDVAQLCKDAGISVG, from the coding sequence ATGCGGAGCAAGACGCTTGGCCTGATCGCCGTCAGCTCAGGGCTTGCCCTGGCCCTGTCGGCTTGTGGCGCCAACAGCACGGGTGGCGGTGGCAGCACCTCTGCCGCGAGCGGGTCCGAGGGCAGCGGACCCAAGGTCGGTGTGATCCTCCCCGACACGAAGACCTCGGCCCGGTGGGAAGGCTTCGACAAGCCCCTGCTGGAGAAGGCGCTCAAGGACGCGGGGGTCACCCCGCTCATCCAGAACGCCGAGAACGACCCCGGCAAGTTCTCCACCATCGCCGACTCGTTCATCAGCCAGGGCGTCAAGGTCCTGATGATCGCCCGCCTGAGCAACGAGGGCGGCGCCGCGGTGCAGAAGAAGGCCAAGGCCGCGGGCATCCCGACCATCGACTACGACCGCCTCACCCTGGGCGGCAGCGCCGACTACTACGTCTCCTTCGACAACACCAAGGTCGGCGAGCTGCAGGGCCAGGGCCTGGTCGACTGCCTCAAGGGCAAGACCAACCCGAACATCGTGCAGATCAACGGCGGTCCCGAGGACTACAACGCCACGCTGTTCAAGAACGGCGCGGAGAAGGTCCTCAAGCCGCTCTACGACAACGGCTCCTTCAAGCTCGCTGGTGACCAGTGGGTGCAGAAGTGGGACAACCAGCTCGGCAACACCATCTTCGAGCAGGAGCTCAGCCGCAACGGCGGCAAGGTGGACGGCGTGCTCGCCGCCAACGACGGCCTCGCCTCCGCGATCATCACCGTGCTGAAGAAGAACGGCCTCAACGGCAAGGTCCCGGTCACCGGCCAGGACGCCGACCCGGCCGCGCTGGCCAACATCCTCCGCGGTGACCAGTGCATGACGGTGTTCAAGCCGATCGCCGAGGAGGCCGCCAACGCGGCCAAGATCGCGATCGCGCTGGCCAAGGGCGACAAGGCCTCGGCCGACGCGCTGGCCACCGGCATCGAGAAGGACCCGGAGGGCAAGCGCGACGTGAAGTCGGTGCTGCTGTCCGCGCAGACCATCACCAAGGCCAACGTGAAGGTCGTCACGGACTCCGGTTTCGTGAAGCCCGCGGACTTCTGCAAGGACGACGTGGCCCAGCTCTGCAAGGACGCGGGTATTTCCGTCGGCTGA
- a CDS encoding DUF3039 domain-containing protein: protein MSTQTLPEVDVTPDATDSTGDDAPKMFHYVRKAKIAESAVMGTHVVALCGEVFPVTKSPKPGSPVCPDCKKIYDSLPPGGE from the coding sequence GTGAGTACCCAGACTCTTCCCGAGGTCGACGTCACCCCGGACGCCACCGACAGCACCGGCGACGACGCGCCGAAGATGTTCCACTACGTGCGCAAGGCCAAGATCGCCGAAAGCGCGGTCATGGGCACGCACGTGGTGGCGCTCTGCGGCGAGGTGTTCCCGGTCACCAAGTCGCCCAAGCCGGGCTCCCCGGTGTGCCCGGACTGCAAGAAGATCTACGACAGCCTGCCGCCCGGCGGCGAGTGA